From a single Rosa rugosa chromosome 7, drRosRugo1.1, whole genome shotgun sequence genomic region:
- the LOC133721913 gene encoding dirigent protein 21-like yields the protein MTKKSKTLPLLDSTSLISLTICFFTIHATAKSSIFSENTSPLTLGIKQEKLSHLHFYFHDIASGPNPTSIWVARAPTSSKSPTLFGSVAMIDDALTIGPKRSSKVVGRAQGFYASASQSENALMVTMNLAFTEGKFNGSSLTVVGRNPVVEAVREMPIIGGSGVFRFSRGYVQVKTLRFNATTGDAVVEYNVFVFHY from the coding sequence ATGACCAAAAAGTCCAAAACCCTCCCACTACTCGATTCTACTTCCCTCATTTCCCTCACCATTTGCTTCTTCACAATCCATGCCACCGCAAAATCCTCAATCTTCTCAGAAAACACATCTCCATTGACACTTGGGATCAAGCAAGAGAAGCTAAGCCACCTCCACTTCTACTTCCACGATATCGCCAGCGGTCCCAACCCAACTTCCATCTGGGTTGCCCGAGCACCCACGTCTAGCAAATCTCCGACGCTGTTTGGCTCTGTAGCTATGATCGATGATGCGTTAACTATCGGCCCCAAAAGGAGCTCCAAAGTTGTGGGAAGGGCACAAGGGTTTTATGCATCTGCCTCACAAAGTGAAAATGCTTTGATGGTGACCATGAACTTGGCTTTCACCGAAGGGAAGTTTAATGGCAGCAGTCTTACTGTTGTGGGACGAAACCCTGTGGTTGAAGCTGTAAGAGAGATGCCTATAATCGGTGGAAGTGGAGTTTTTCGGTTTTCTAGGGGATATGTTCAGGTCAAGACTCTCAGGTTCAATGCAACAACCGGAGATGCTGTTGTTGAATATAATGTGTTTGTGTTCCATTATTGA